The following coding sequences lie in one Rhizobium rhododendri genomic window:
- a CDS encoding glycosyl hydrolase family 8 produces MTLRQVAACVIGVLFFFICDNPAGAQEPMIQTQSWQAYKAKFLDPSGRIVDDGNGGISHSEGQGYGLLLAYLSESPADFEQIWYFTRTELLIRDDGLAAWSWSPDKTPHVDDINDATDGDLLIAYALARAGAAWGRADYTQAATKIAATLLDKAVVESGGRTLLLPGVSGFAAADRADGPVINPSYWIFEAFPVMNGLVPSPKWQQLSDDGHVLISQMQFGKEKLPADWVSLKRQAKPAEGFVPEFGYNAIRIPLYLMRGGIDDKDLLGRLQSGMSAADGSIRLIDLNNDSVKATLDDPGYQIINHTMACMLAGTKLPASAKSFVPTLYFPSTLHLLGLAFVAEKHPECL; encoded by the coding sequence ATGACTTTGAGGCAGGTCGCCGCCTGCGTCATCGGAGTGCTGTTCTTCTTTATCTGCGACAACCCGGCCGGAGCACAGGAGCCGATGATACAGACGCAGTCCTGGCAGGCGTACAAGGCGAAGTTTCTCGATCCCTCCGGTCGCATCGTGGACGACGGAAACGGCGGGATCAGCCACAGCGAGGGACAGGGCTACGGACTGCTGCTCGCCTACCTCTCCGAAAGCCCCGCAGATTTCGAGCAGATCTGGTATTTCACGCGAACCGAGTTACTGATCCGCGATGACGGGCTTGCCGCCTGGAGCTGGAGCCCCGATAAGACCCCGCATGTCGACGACATCAACGATGCGACCGATGGCGACCTGCTGATTGCCTACGCGCTGGCGCGCGCTGGCGCGGCCTGGGGCCGGGCAGACTATACGCAGGCGGCAACGAAGATTGCGGCGACGCTGCTCGACAAGGCGGTCGTCGAAAGCGGCGGCCGGACATTGCTGCTGCCGGGCGTCTCAGGCTTTGCGGCGGCCGACCGTGCAGATGGACCGGTGATCAATCCGTCCTACTGGATCTTCGAGGCCTTTCCTGTGATGAATGGCCTGGTGCCATCGCCGAAGTGGCAACAGCTTTCGGATGACGGCCACGTCCTGATTTCGCAGATGCAATTCGGAAAAGAAAAGCTGCCGGCAGATTGGGTGAGCCTGAAGAGGCAGGCTAAGCCCGCTGAAGGCTTCGTGCCGGAGTTCGGCTATAACGCAATCCGGATTCCGCTCTACCTAATGCGCGGCGGCATCGACGACAAGGATCTGCTGGGTCGGCTGCAGTCTGGAATGAGCGCTGCCGACGGCTCTATCCGGCTTATCGACCTCAACAACGACAGCGTCAAAGCTACGCTGGACGACCCCGGTTATCAGATTATTAACCATACTATGGCCTGTATGCTTGCGGGGACGAAACTCCCAGCGTCGGCCAAATCATTTGTTCCGACTTTGTATTTCCCGTCCACGCTCCACTTGCTGGGGCTTGCCTTTGTTGCGGAAAAGCATCCGGAGTGCCTATGA